The sequence ACGCGAAGCAGGGAAGCAACAGCAAGACTGGCAAGGAGGCAAAGAAGCAGTGACGCCCCACGGCAAGGAGCGGAGCAACGACGACTACGGCACACGCAGTTAAGAGAGATTGAGTTGAGATACGCAGTGAATAGAGTGGGGTTTCTGCCTACGGCGATGGTGGAGGCTGGGAGGAAGTATTATATCTAATGTAATTTGTTATGTATTATTTTCGTACTCCAGTGTATATATACTCTTGTAAACCAAATACCAATACACAATACAATtccttttcacttttgtattgtAATATGGTATCAGATGAGAAATTTCACGCTTTTCCCCTTTTTCCCTCTTTGGTAACTCTTTCCGAGAAAATTCCTTAATTTTCTCGCAACGATCCTCTCTCGTACTTATCATGAACATCATAACCACTTAGATTTCTCCTTTTCTTCAATCGATTCTTTCGATTCTTTCTATTCTTTGATTTCTTCTTGACTAATTTCTGAGCAACGATGTCGACCCTTCCAAATGAAGGTCCGTCACAGGCGGCGGCTCCTCCGACTTCGATGCTACGTTCGTCAATTCCTGACGCTTATACACTTCATTCAAGTGATCACCCAGGGCTCATACTGGTGTCTCAACCACTTCAAGAAGATAACTATGCTTCTTGGTGTCGATCGATGCGTCTCGCACTCAGTGGAAAGCGCAAAATCGGGTTCATTGATGGCTCCCTCCCAAAACCAGACCCTGCTCTTGATCCAGTGCTTGCAGAAACATGGCAATGCACCAATGATATAGTCACTACTTGGTTGCTAAATTCGATTTCAAAAGATATCGCAACAAGCGTGATTTACGCTGGCTCAGCTGCACTTTTATGGCAAGATCTGGAAGCTAGGTTCTCCCAAAGCAACGCGCCTCAAATTTTTGAGTTAAAGAAATCACTGATGACACTAACTCAAGGATCTCTCACTGTTTCACAGTACTTCACAAAATTGAAGATTCTTTGGGAAGAACTCAACACCTTTAAGCCTCTTGTTGCTTGTTCTTGCAGTGGAGTGAAGGTCATCCAAGCATATCTAGATCAAGAGTACGTCATGCTATTCCTCATGGGATTGAATGAAAATTTGGCAAATGTGAGGAGCTAAATTCTGCTCTCAGATCCCCTACCTCCAATTGGAAAAGTTTTCTCATTAGTGTTGCAAGAAGAGAAACAGAAAGCACTCACTTCATCTCAACCACCTCAACACATGGCTTTTGCCGTGAAGCAAGCTCCAAGACTCATGGCAACTTCTGGATCTAAGATGAAAGGCAAGAAAGACCGTCCTCAATGTGCATACTGTGGCTATCTCGGCCACACAGTAGAAAAGTGCTACAAACTGCATGGCTATCCACCGGGCTACTCACAGAGCAGAAATACTCGCCAAGTCACTCAGGTGAATCATGTCGACAAGCTCAAACCAAGTCAAGAAAATCAAGATTCTCAGACAAGCAACAGATTCTCACTTACAGCATCACAATACAATCAGTTAATGGCGTTGCTTCAGACTCAGCAAGCAATGCAAGCCATAGAACCTGAAATCTATGCATGTGAAATATTTTCTTCATGTTACATGAATCAAAAGGCAATGTCCAACTCCTGGATCATTGATTCAGGGGCAACCACACACATAACCAACTCCTTCTCTGCTCTTATCAACCCGCAACCATTACTTAATCATTTTGTAGCCCTACCAGATCAAACTAGAATTAAGGCCTTAACCACTGGCAGTGTCATTCTTAACCCCATCAAACTCTCTACAATGTCATTTTTATTCCTTCTTTTCGAGTGAATTTAATTTCTGTAAGTTCTTTACTAAAATTGTCTTGTTGCATGGTTACCTTCTCTGACCTCTCTTTTATTATACATGACAAGATCTCCAAGAAGGTGATTGGCAAAGGTGATGAGTTAGATGATTTGTTTGTGCTGCAATCACCTTCCATAGCACCTTCCACACATATTACTGGTTCTTGTCATCAAGCGTCCTTTGTTAGTAGTGATATTTGGCATGCTCGTATGGGTCACACATCTGAAAAGATTTTGAATAAATTGAGTCCCGTTTTGTCATTAAAATCCCTCAAACACAATCATTCAAATTGTCTCCTATGTCCATTAGCAAAACTTAAGCGTCTTTCTTTCCAGTCACAAAATAATTTCTGTAATAATGCCTTTGAATTGATTCACTGTGACATTTGGGGCCCTTATGGTACTTTCACATACAATAATATGAGATATTTTTTCATAATTGTAGATGATAATTCAAGATTTATTTGGACTTATCTTTTGAAACAAAAATTCGATGCTACTAACATTCTTATGAATTTTGTTAACATGGTGGAAACTTAATTTAGTGTTAAAGTAAAACAGATTCGATCTGACAATACCAACAAACTATTACTCACTGATTTTCTCCAGTCGAAGGGTATAATTCACCAATTTTCATGTGTAGAGAGACCCGAGCAGAATTCAGTTGTAAAAAGAAAGCATCAACACTTACTTAATGTTGCAAGAGCCCTCTTTTTTCAGTCCAAGGTGCCCATCAAATTCTAGGGAGAATGTATTCTGACTGCTACCTTCTTGGTGAATAGGTTGCCTAGTCCAGCCCTGCAGCACATTTCACCATATGAGAAATTATTCCTCAAGCAACCAGATTATTATGCACTGCGGGTTTTCGGATGTCTGGTTCATGCATCCACGTTAATATCTCAGAGGAACAAATTCTCTCCAAGGGCTGTAAAAGCAGTTTTTGTTGGATATCCTTCAGGGTATAAAGGATACAAGTTATATGATTTAGAGGCAAAGAAGTTCTTCATATCCAGAGACGTCACATTCAATGAAAGTGTATTTCCCTTCAGTGAGTTGCCAGCTGATCAGTCCCCTTTTGTGGATAATTTCCCAGATGTGGTGATGCCTACAGTGCTCCAAGACACTTCTCTTCATGGCTCAGCACCAGTTCAGCAATCCTTGACCAATTCTTTCAACcctcatcacccaacaatacctTTAACACCTGATCACAATCATGATGTTATCCCTGAACCTCAACCATCTCAACCTATCCTTAGAAGATCTACTAGACTAACTAACCCTCCACAATACCTTCATGATTACCAATGCCATAATGTTGCCACCATAACCAATTCCAAACATTTAACCAAACCATACATGAACTTTGTAGCCAATGTGAACACTATACCTGAACCTGCTTTCTACCACCAAGCTATGAAATACCCAGAGTGGCGACAAGCCATGAATGAAGAGCTTCGAGCAATGGAAGAAACTAACACATGGACCTTGGCGCCTCTCCCACAAGGAAAACACACCATAGGCTGCAGATGGGTATACAAGGTAAAGTGTAAGGCTGATGGATCAGTGGAGAGATACAAGGCGAGGTTGGTCACAAAGGGATATACGCAACAAGCTGGGATAGATTACAAAGATACCTTTTCTCCAATGGCCAAATTAACTACTGTTCGGGTTCTTCTATCACTAGCAGCCATCAATAACTGGTTTTTGTTACAAATGGACGTGAATAATGCGTTCCTTAATGGTGACCTCTTTGAGGAAGTCTATATGGATTTGCCTCTTGGATACAAGACCAAGGAGTCGAATCTTGTGTGCAAATTGAATAAGTCCATCTATGGCCTAAAGCAAGCATCCAGACAATGGTTCTTTAAATTCTCCTCAACATTATTGAGCCACAATTTCAAACAATCCAAGAGAGACTACTCCCTTTTCACTTTTGGCACAAGTGACAGCATAGTCTACTTACTTGTATACGTGGACGACATCATCTTGGCAAGCTCCTCCAAGAAAATGATGTGCAAGATACAACACTTGTTAGAATCTATGTTTAAACTCAAGGTTTTAGGTGATTTAAAGTACTTTCTGGGGCTGGAACTTGCAAGATCACCTGAAGGCATTGTCCTTAGCCAAAGAAAGTACACCTTGAGCATATTGGAAGACACCAACTTTGTTGATGCTAAGCCGAGTTCCTTACCTATGGAGACAAATCTGAGGATGAGTGCCTTTGATGGGGACCCATTGCACGATCCTTCTACTTATAGGCGTATAATTGGGAGGCTAATGTACCTTACAATATCACGCCCCGACATCACATATGCTGTCTCCACATTGAGTCAATTTGTATCCAAACTAACCACCATTCATCTTACTGCTCTCCACCACTTACTGAGGTACTTAAAAGGGAGTGTGGGACAAGGCCTTCTCTTCTCTGCCAAGTCAGAACTGCGACTTATGGCATACGCTAATGCTGATTGGGCAGGTTGCCCGAACACTAGAAGAAGTGTCAGTGGTTACTGCGTTTTCATTGGTGATTCCCTTATCTCTTGGAGATCAAAGAAGCAACACACTGTCCCAAGGTCTTCCGCTGAATCTAAATACCGGGCTATGGCAGCAGTGGCAGCTGAATTAATCTGGTTGAAAGGTCTTCTCTCTGACTTTCAAGTTGACATCCCATCTTCTATGCTCTTTTGTGACTCACAATCAGCCATCCACATTGCAACGAATCCCACATTTCATGAGAAAACAAAGCATATCGAGATCGATTGCCACTTTGTTCGAGAGCGAGTGATGGCAGGATGTCTGAATCTCATTCACGTTCGGACACAATACCAACTAGCTGATGTGTTTACTAAGCCTGTAACTCTAGCTCAGTTCAATAATCTCATTTCCAAGTTTGGCATGATAAACATTTATCTGCCAACTTGAGGGGGGATATTATATCTAATGTAATTTGTTATGTATTACTTTCGTACTCCAGTGTATATATACTCTTGTAAACCAAATACCAATACACAATACAATTCCTTTTCAATTTTGTATTGTAATAGGAAGGGAAGTGAGCTCGACGATGgtgggaagaagaagatgaacaaaAAGGCGAGCACTGGCGGCCGTTTGAAGACGAAAGATGGCTTGGCAACAACACACACAAGGatttgaagaagaaagagagctTCTGCGAAGAAGAAatggttatttatttatttattttttaagttaaagAGGGAATGGGGATTTTGGGAGGGACGGGAAACGAACACGTTTTGGGGAGggataataaaaataaaggaaaaaatggGGATTTTGGGAGAGGAGAAACGACACTGTTTTGGgaacaaatttaaaaaagaaatgaaaaatttGTCGCTATAAATCATTTTAGACCATTTTAAATAATCGTGAcaatagatattttatggtcattcttttttaaaaaattgtgatCATAGACATTTTTAGGTCATCTtctaaaatcgtgaccatagaacTTTTTATGTGATTTCTTTTTGAAAAACTGTAACCATAGACTCTTTTTGGTCACTGCAAAAAATCGTGACCGTAGTTTCTTTTAGGTCACCCCTAAAATCGTGATCATAGACCTTTTTTTGTCactgtaaaaaatcgtgaccatagacccctttagatcACCTCAAAACTGTGATTATAGACCTTTTTAGGCTactccaaaactgtgaccatagacactTTTAAGCCACCTcctaaaaccgtgatcatagatcCTTTTAGATCACCTTTTtttaaaaatcgtgaccatagaccctttttggtcacagTAAAAAATTGTGAACATAGACCCTTTTAAGTCACTCTCAAAACCGTGATTATAGACCCTTTTAGCCCACCCCCAAAAtcgtgactatagaccctttttggtcactgtaaaaaatcgtAACCATAGATCCCTATAAATCACTCCCAAAAATTATGATCATAAACTTTTTTAGGCCACCTTTTTTAAAAAATCCGTAATCATAAGTATTTTATAGTCACTCTTTTTCTAAAAATCGTGACTATAACTTTTTTTTATCACGATATCCTGTATAGTTACAATTTGTTGCTGTGACCAAAAAATTCGTAACCATACATCCAAAATGCCGCTGCTCTCTCGATCTCCGGTATTTCTCCGCATGATAATGAACATATGCTTTTTTGGCTTATACACAACGACAGGTATAATCTAATttgaacaaaaataaatatatttttcacatgGTATCTCTTATNNNNNNNNNNNNNNNNNNNNNNNNNNNNNNNNNNNNNNNNNNNNNNNNNNNNNNNNNNNNNNNNNNNNNNNNNNNNNNNNNNNNNNNNNNNNNNNNNNNNNNNNNNNNNNNNNNNNNNNNNNNNNNNNNNNNNNNNNNNNNNNNNNNNNNNNNNNNNNNNNNNNNNNNNNNNNNNNNNNNNNNNNNNNNNNNNNNNNNNNNNNNNNNNNNNNNNNNNNNNNNNNNNNNNNNNNNNNNNNNNNNNNNNNNNNNNNNNNNNNNNNNNNNNNNNNNNNNNNNNNNNNNNNNNNNNNNNNNNNNNNNNNNNNNNNNNNNNNNNNNNNNNNNNNNNNNNNNNNNNNNNNNNNNNNNNNNNNNNNNNNNNNNNNNNNNNNNNNNNNNNNNNNNNNNNNNNNNNNNNNNNNNNNNNNNNNNNNNNNNNNNNNNNNNNNNNNNNNNNNNNNNNNNNNNNNNNNNNNNNNNNNNNNNNNNNNNNNNNNNNNNNNNNNNNNNNNNNNNNNNNNNNNNNNNNNNNNNNNNNNNNNNNNNNNNNNNNNNNNNNNNNNNNNNNNNNNNNNNNNNNNNNNNNNNNNNNNNNNNNNNNNNNNNNNNNNNNNNNNNNNNNNNNNNNNNNNNNNNNNNNNNNNNNNNNNNNNNNNNNNNNNNNNNNNNNNNNNNNNNNNNNNNNNNNNNNNNNNNNNNNNNNNNNNNNNNNNNNNNNNNNNNNNNNNNNNNNNNNNNNNNNNNNNNNNNNNNNNNNNNNNNNNNNNNNNNNNNNNNNNNNNNNNNNNNNNNNNNNNNNNNNNNNNNNNNNNNNNNNNNNNNNNNNNNNNNNNNNNNNNNNNNNNNNNNNNNNNNNNNNNNNNNNNNNNNNNNNNNNNNNNNNNNNNNNNNNNNNNNNNNNNNNNNNNNNNNNNNNNNNNNNNNNNNNNNNNNNNNNNNNNNNNNNNNNNNNNNNNNNNNNNNNNNNNNNNNNNNNNNNNNNNNNNNNNNNNNNNNNNNNNNNNNNNNNNNNNNNNNNNNNNNNNNNNNNNNNNNNNNNNNNNNNNNNNNNNNNNNNNNNNNNNNNNNNNNNNNNNNNNNNNNNNNNNNNNNNNNNNNNNNNNNNNNNNNNNNNNNNNNNNNNNNNNNNNNNNNNNNNNNNNNNNNNNNNNNNNNNNNNNNNNNNNNNNNNNNNNNNNNNNNNNNNNNNNNNNNNNNNNNNNNNNNNNNNNNNNNNNNNNN is a genomic window of Arachis ipaensis cultivar K30076 chromosome B06, Araip1.1, whole genome shotgun sequence containing:
- the LOC107647543 gene encoding uncharacterized protein LOC107647543, with amino-acid sequence MSTLPNEGPSQAAAPPTSMLRSSIPDAYTLHSSDHPGLILVSQPLQEDNYASWCRSMRLALSGKRKIGFIDGSLPKPDPALDPVLAETWQCTNDIVTTWLLNSISKDIATSVIYAGSAALLWQDLEARFSQSNAPQIFELKKSLMTLTQGSLTVSQYFTKLKILWEELNTFKPLVACSCSGVKVIQAYLDQEYVMLFLMGLNENLANVRS